The proteins below are encoded in one region of Hordeum vulgare subsp. vulgare chromosome 3H, MorexV3_pseudomolecules_assembly, whole genome shotgun sequence:
- the LOC123439162 gene encoding rust resistance kinase Lr10-like gives MDFPKLLVMLVLLPFLTNESYVGAASDDEDFFKKCSSQRCSKHGPKIQFPFRLSTQPTSCGADGMQLSCSGHDTIFDHPVLGSCKVTAIYYMHRVINITPPVEPLAQCPLQKLILKKLETGVYKQPQSFTTMVRCSKSFIPAYPYSIVGPAPCVSSNTSQFWYLALASAYISDLPWDCVAISKGIPIPFSYDKHGPNSDPSNEIAKAVVNFGATTFTWHLNNITGVCQQCEHEGRYCGFSSQKRQAFCQHHGTHAISIAEASSVAAFAVLSMMVVTVIFLSLKSRYDEEINMKVEMFLKAYGTSKPTRYTFRDVKKIARRFKDKLGQGGFGSVYKGELPNGVPVAVKMLESSTGEGEDFINEVATIGLIHHANIVRLLGFCSEGMRRALIYEFMPNESLEKYIFPQVPNISRQLLAPNKMLDIALGIARGMEYLHQGCNQRILHFDIKPHNILLDYNFNPKISDFGLAKLCARDQSIVTLTAARGTMGYIAPELYSRNFGGVSYKSDVYSFGMLVLEMVSGRRNSDPSVGSQNDVYLPEWIYEKVISGQAWELTLEMTEEDKEKIRQLTIVALWCIQWNPKNRPSMTKVVNMLTGRMQNLQIPPKPFVSSENQPRT, from the exons ATGGACTTCCCTAAACTTCTTGTCATGCTAGTGCTGCTCCCTTTTCTAACCAATGAATCCTATGTGGGTGCAGCATCAGATGATGAggatttcttcaagaaatgctcatcacaacggtgcagcaaacatGGACCAAAGATCCAGTTCCCCTTCCGGCTTTCAACCCAACCAACATCTTGTGGAGCAGATGGCATGCAGTTATCGTGCTCTGGGCATGACACGATCTTTGATCACCCTGTTCTTGGTTCTTGCAAAGTGACTGCGATATATTACATGCACCGTGTCATTAACATCACACCACCTGTGGAACCATTGGCGCAATGCCCACTTCAGAAGCTCATCTTGAAAAAGTTAGAAACTGGTGTGTACAAACAACCTCAATCATTTACGACCATGGTACGTTGTTCAAAGAGTTTCATACCAGCATATCCATATAGTATAGTCGGCCCAGCTCCTTGCGTCAGTAGCAATACTAGCCAATTCTGGTATTTGGCATTAGCTTCCGCATACATATCTGATCTACCATGGGACTGTGTGGCCATTTCTAAGGGTATCCCGATACCCTTCAGCTATGATAAACATGGCCCTAACTCAGACCCCTCCAATGAAATAGCAAAGGCAGTCGTCAACTTTGGTGCGACAACCTTCACTTGGCACCTCAATAACATTACCGGTGTCTGCCAACAATGTGAACATGAAGGTCGATACTGTGGATTCAGCTCACAAAAGCGTCAAGCATTCTGCCAGCACCATG GTACACATGCCATCTCAATTGCGG AAGCATCATCCGTAGCTGCATTTGCAGTTCTCTCAATGATGGTGGTCACTGTGATATTTCTCTCCTTGAAGTCAAGGTACGACGAAGAGATAAATATGAAGGTTGAAATGTTTCTCAAGGCATATGGCACATCGAAACCTACAAGATACACCTTCCGTGATGTTAAGAAGATAGCAAGAAGGTTCAAGGATAAACTCGGTCAGGGTGGATTCGGAAGTGTGTACAAAGGCGAGCTACCAAATGGAGTACCCGTGGCAGTCAAGATGCTAGAGAGCTCTACAGGAGAGGGGGAGGACTTCATCAATGAAGTTGCAACCATTGGACTGATCCACCATGCAAATATCGTACGTCTCTTGGGCTTTTGCTCCGAAGGAATGAGACGGGCCCTTATTTATGAATTCATGCCTAACGAGTCACTGGAGAAATACATATTCCCACAAGTTCCGAATATCTCTCGACAGCTCCTAGCACCCAACAAAATGCTAGATATTGCTTTAGGCATTGCCAGAGGAATGGAATACCTGCATCAAGGCTGCAACCAGCGCATCCTCCACTTTGACATCAAGCCACATAACATCCTGCTGGACTACAACttcaatccaaagatctcagactTTGGCCTTGCAAAGCTGTGTGCAAGGGACCAGAGCATCGTTACCTTGACTGCAGCAAGAGGCACTATGGGATACATTGCACCAGAGCTATACTCTCGAAACTTTGGAGGGGTGTCTTACAAGTCAGACGTGTACAGTTTCGGTATGCTGGTGTTGGAAATGGTAAGCGGGCGGAGGAACTCGGACCCAAGTGTTGGTAGCCAGAACGATGTATACCTCCCGGAGTGGATCTACGAGAAAGTAATCAGTGGGCAAGCATGGGAGCTTACTTTGGAGATGACAGAAGAAGACAAAGAAAAGATTAGACAGCTGACTATTGTGGCATTGTGGTGTATCCAGTGGAACCCGAAGAACCGGCCTTCAATGACAAAGGTGGTAAACATGTTAACAGGGAGGATGCAGAACCTACAGATTCCCCCTAAGCCCTTTGTGTCATCTGAAAATCAGCCTAGAACATAA